One genomic segment of Candidatus Marsarchaeota archaeon includes these proteins:
- a CDS encoding class I SAM-dependent methyltransferase, with protein sequence MASTKGGAAAGVRTRELERMIYESLPKLKRQRLLALGCSNMQLLFAMKRRYPLLWITVLSESQAKLTKALALANHNRVVMRFIEGSTNELPLEDESFNIIVGCMPLVPSNPEKRAKVLSELYRVLRKSGHVVVTSASMKREFKFALEGSGFEQVKVQKAMRLYVYTAVKVESEQLLSQPGT encoded by the coding sequence ATGGCATCGACTAAAGGCGGAGCTGCAGCCGGCGTCCGGACTAGAGAGCTGGAACGCATGATTTACGAGAGCCTGCCAAAACTGAAAAGGCAACGCCTCCTTGCCCTCGGCTGCAGCAATATGCAGCTCCTGTTTGCGATGAAGCGCAGGTACCCATTGCTCTGGATAACAGTGCTGTCAGAGAGCCAGGCCAAGCTTACAAAGGCTTTGGCGCTTGCGAACCACAATAGGGTCGTTATGAGGTTCATCGAAGGCAGCACAAACGAGCTGCCTTTGGAAGACGAGAGCTTTAACATAATAGTAGGCTGCATGCCACTAGTGCCTAGCAATCCTGAAAAGCGCGCAAAGGTGCTTTCCGAGCTCTATCGGGTGCTGCGCAAGTCAGGTCATGTTGTCGTAACGAGTGCCTCAATGAAGCGTGAATTCAAGTTTGCGCTTGAAGGCTCAGGCTTTGAACAGGTCAAGGTGCAGAAGGCCATGCGGCTCTATGTCTATACGGCGGTGAAGGTTGAGTCAGAGCAGCTGCTCTCGCAGCCTGGGACGTGA